The DNA window TCTGAAAAGTTGGTTGAGATACGCTCCTTAGATAAAAATAAGCTTTCTAGGATTGGAAAAAACGCTAGAGAGATTGCACTCTTGCATTTTAATCCTTACCAGCATGCTGATGCACTGATAAGATTTTTTAAGAGCAAATAATGTTATTTGAAATACAATCGGTTAAATGAAATTTTTCAGTCAAATTAGTTTCAGTCATCTTTTGAATGATAGATTCTTTTTTTGACTCAAATACTTTATGATACTCCACATCATCTCATCCCTTACTCGCGGTGGCCGTGAGCGGCAACTGGCCGGCATCCTCAAACATACGGATGCTAAAGCGATTGTCTTTAACAAATCGGCTATCAGCTACGAGGAAGAGTATGACCTGACCGGGAAGATTTTTTATCTCACATCCCGAAACCCGGTTATCAGGTTTTTCCAGATGCACCGTATTATCAGATATGAAAAACCCGCCATTATCTGGTCGTGGGGAGGTTTCGAAGCAACATTCGCCATGCTGGTGTCACTTATCACCCCTGCCCGCCACATCAACGGCAGCATCCGGCACGGGATCGTATTGTTCAATCGTAAACAATTGTGGCGAAAGATTATCCTGCACCTGAGCCGCCAAATCGTGGCCAACAGCCATGCCGGGCTGAAAGCCAATGGTCTGAAGCGAGGAAATGTGCTTTACAACGGCCTGGATGAAAAATTCTTCCACCCTGTTGACACAAAGCAATACCTGGCACAAAACCCGGAGATCGGTGATAAGCTTGCCGGCAATGCAATGGTTTTGATTTCTGTGGCCAATCTGATTCCCTACAAAGACTATTTTACTGTGCTGAAAGCAATGGAAATGGTCAGGAACGAGGGGTATGACTTTATTTACCTTGTGGTGGGCGAAGGGCCAAACAGGGCTGTGTTGGAGGAAGAGATCGGCAAGCGGAACCTTGAAAACCATGTTTTCCTGTTAGGCCGCCGTCAGGATGTACGGGAACTGCTTGCTTTAAGCGATATCTTTATCCACTCCTCATTAGGTGAAGGGTGCTCCAATGCCATCATTGAAGCCATGGCTGCAGGGTTGTCTGTTATTGCATCACATACCGGAGGGACGCCTGAGATTTTAGATGATAGTTACGGCCGCTTATTTGAGTTTAAAAACCGGGATCAGTTGAAAGCACATATCACCCGGGCTTTAGAAAATCCACGAGAGGCAGAGGCAATGGGACGCACTGCAATGGCAGTTGCCCGTGAAAGGTTTTCTTTCGCGCGGATGGTCAGCGATTATGAAAATATCATTACCGAAATAACTAAATAGTAGAAAATGTATGTTGTAATGCTGCATAGTGTGGGTAATGACAAAAGTCCATGGTCCCGGCGATGGCTTTCGGTGTCATTGGATCACTTTGAAACGCTTTGCCGGTATCTGGCTGAGAAGAAGTACACCACTCACTTTTTGAATGAGTGGTACGGGTATTTTTCTGCGCCGCGCAGCAAAGACCCCGGGAAATTGGTACTTACCTTTGATGACGGCTACCTGGATAACTGGGTTTTTGCCTTTCCGCTGTTAAAAAAATACGGACTAAAAGCAACAGTATTTGTTAACCCCGAATTTGTTGATCCGGGCCAGCAACTACGCCCAAACCTTGAAGACGTTTGGGCTGGAAGAATCGCTGAAGATGAAATGCAGACACTGGGATTCCTGAACTGGCCGGAGATATGTGCAATGCAGCAAAGCGGGATCATAGATATCCAGTCGCACAGTATGAGTCATAATTTATACTTCCGCACCAATACTGTGATTGATGCCTATAATGGTCAGCCAAGGTATGACTGGTTACCTTGGATAACACATCCGGAGCGAAAATCTTTTTACATTGCAGAAGACCAGAAAGACCTGGTACCGGCATGCTATCCTGTTTTTGAATATGGCAGGGCACTGGGGCTCAGGCGGTATTTGCCTGATGAGCAGTTGATAAAAGGAAGTATTGAACTTGCCGGAAAGGGGATAAGTGACAAGAACGAAATGATCAACAGGCTGCAAAAACTCACGGACCAGTTTCCCGGCAGGTACGAAACCGATGATGAGATAGTGACCCGCTACAGGTACGAGCTTTTTGAGAGCAAACGGATACTGCAGGAAAAACTGAACAAAAAAGTTGATTTTCTCTGCTGGCCCGGCGGGGGATTCAATGAATTAAGTTTACATCTCTCCAAGGAAGCCGGATACAAAGCCTCCACCCTGGGTTCGTCTGTGGATGGAAATACTATTGATAATACACATACATACAAAAGGATTCCCCGAATTGGGCTTTCTTCTTTTGTTGTTTGCCATAAAGGGCAACATTATATCAATGACAAAGCACATCTGGTTAAACTACTCAAATCCCGCACAGGTAATCTGTTTTTAAAACTTGCGCTTAAAATCAAAAAGGAAGTAATAAAGAAAGCAGTTCTATAATTATCTGTTATGAGCAAAAAGCATCATTTTATCATTCTGAAGAATGAACTTCCCGAGGACCATTTGCTATGGGTTAAAGCTCTCAACAATTATTCTGATACCCTGACTTACAGTATTGTGGATTTGACCAGAAATGACTGGTTGACATGCATCCGGGAAAAACCTGCTGATATGTTGTTGGCGAAACCCGGAGGTGTTAATGGTCAGCTGAAACAACTGTATGACGAACGCATTTACATTCTGGAGCGTGTGTTGGGGTATAAAGTCTTCCCTTCGGCTGAAGAGATTTTTATTTATGAAAACAAACGCTTCCTCTCCTTCTGGTTGATGGCCAATAACATTCCTCACCCTGAAACATTTGTGTGTTATAATAAGGACGAGGCAATGGCCTTTCTTGATTCCCGGTCATTTCCCGTGGTGGCAAAAACAAACATTGGCGCTTCAGGCAGTGGCGTTGTAATTCTCAAGCAACTTCAACAGGGAAAAACGTATGTCCAGGATGCCTTTTCCGGCAAAGGGGCTTCGCAACGTACAGGTCCTAACCTGGAAAAAGGAGGGCTTTTAAAAAGAGGACTTTTTTATTTTTTGAACCCGGAAAAGATCAGGAATAAATTGTTGCTTTATCAATCCAGGAGATCAGCGATTCAAAAAGGATTTGTGATTTTCCAGGAGTTTGTTCCCCATAACTTCGAGTGGAGAGTGGTTCGTATCGGTGATTCATTTTTTGCACATAAAAAATTACTGATGGGCGAAAAAGCCAGTGGATCACTTTTGAAAGGTTATGAAAATCCACCGCCCGATCTGTTTGATTTTGTCAGGGATATTACCGATAAGCACCACCTTTACAGCCAGGCAGTAGATATTTTCGAAACCGGCGAGGGTTATCTTGTAAATGAAATGCAATGTATTTTTGGCCAGAGCGACCCTTATCAGATGCTGTTCAACAATGAGCCGGGAAGATACGTTTTTAGAAGTAGTGAATGGGTTTTTGAAGCCGGCGATTTTGCTAGGAATGCCTGTTATGACCTCAGACTTGAATTCCTTATCGAACAATTTGCAATAAAAAGCGACAAATAAATATTACTATGTCTGGGATAGCTGGTATAATATCATTGCGAAAAGATAAACAGGTTCAAATGAATGATTTTGAACGTTTCTTGTCACCTCTGTTGGTCAACCGGTGCAATCAAAAAATGATTGTCAAACTGAATGAAAATGCCATTCTTGGTTTAGGTGAACTTGAAGGTTTAATCCCCAAATATTTCGAATCAACAGATAACAATGTTAAGCTTTTCGTCTGGGGCGACCTGTTTATCAAAGACAAAGATTATGCAGATAACAACTCAAAATATTCTGCATTCATTTTGCTTTGGGATCGAAAAAGGGAAACTGTATTTGATGAAATTACAGGGTCTTATGTTGTTTTCATAGCCGATAACAACCTAACTAGTTATTATCTTTTTAACAGCAGTTTTGGAATGATGCCATTGTATTACTCAATTTCTGGAGATCAACTTCTGTTTTCATCTCGTCTGAAATCCTTCATTGACATACAATCGCACCATGTTGAGATAGATAAAACAGGGCTTCTTCACTACATGATGCTTGGGTATCCGCTTGGTGAACGGTCATTTTTAGAAAATGTAAAATTGTTACCGGCAGCAACATTGATAAGTAGTACCGTAAATCAATGGAAAGTTGACCGGTACGACAACCATTCATGGCTACTTACTCCTCCTTCCGTTTCCTTTAAACAGGGTACAGCGTTTATTGATGAACTATTTGAAAAAGCCATTAGAAGGATTTCCTCTTTGTGCAACAATTTTGGCATAGCTATAACAGGTGGCTGGGATGGTAGATTAATTTTATCCTATATGACAAACAGAGAACCTGTGGAATTTTTCCTATATACTTATGGTAAGAATAACCATATTGATATGAAGGTTGCACAGCGCCTTGCTGCTCATTTTAACTTTAAGCATATTCCGGTTTTTTTAGACGACAATTTTGTCAGACAATACGAAGCCCTGGCTAAAGATTCTTTATTGCTTTCTGATGGCATCCGGCCGGCTAATCGCAGCCACTATTTGATGATGGCAAAAATTCTTGCTGAAGAAACAAATTTTGTATTGTCTGGTAACTGTGGCAGCAACATCATGAAAATTGTCCAGGCACCGGGTGTGGTTTATAATAAATACCTGTTCCGGCTATTTGCCAATTCACTTGAACAGGGAGCATCTGATGCATACAATAGTTTTGCAGCGGATCACCAATGGATAAAACCATTGATATCAAAAGATGATTTTATAGGTTCTGTTATGGAATCCGGGATCATAAAAGACTTGAAAATCAATAACGGGAGTAGATTTTACCACTATTTGCTTACAAATGTGGAGCGCAAATACTTTGGTTATGAAACGGCAGCTTATGCCTCTCATATTTACAACTACACACCATTCATGGATGCTGAATTCCTGAAAGGTATCCTGACAACGCCTTTCTATGGTGGCCATTATAATTTTCTTGAGAAGAACCCAAATGTACGGTACCATCTTTCCAGATTGTATGCCGACCTGATGGTTAGGCGGCATAATGAGCTTGCAAAATTCACATCAGACAGGGGATTTCCGATAACCTGGTTCAGGCACCCCGCAGGCAGGATTGCAGGGTTTTTTAAGAAAAAATATTTCATGAAGTTTTTGTATGAAAAGGATGATGACCCTTTTAGTCACCTTGCAGGAATGAAAGAAATAAAGTCAAAATGGTCCCTTTTGCCTGATTATTTCAATCCTTGCCCTGCATCTTCCTCTAACGAAACATATATTCGTGCCATTTCGTGGTCGAAATGGTATAGCGAAATTGGCTAAATTGCGCCTCACAGAAATCACTCTAATTTTGAAAATCGGTCTTAAACCCTATCCGTCTGTTCGGGTAAGGATGACAGTATATCGGCAGGAATAAAAATAAATGATAAACAGTTAAAATCAACATTTTTGACAAAAAAAAATATTTTGATTACAGGGGGAGCAGGTTTCATCGGCTCGCACCTTACCGATAAACTGTTAAGTTTTGGACATGAAGTTGTCTGCATGGATAATTTCGACAATTTTTATTGCAAAACAATCAAGGTGCATAACATGGATAAAGCAATAACTAATAAAAAATTTCACTTACTTGAAAGAGATATTTGCGATAAGAAGCAACTTGATCATTGCTTCAGATCTTTTCCCATAGATATCGTAATTCATTTGGCTGCTAAAGCAGGTGTACGTCCATCCATTGCTGATCCTCACGGATATTACCTCACAAATGTATTGGGTACACTTAACCTGCTGGAAGCGATGAAAATACATGGAGTTACAAAGATGATATTTGCATCCTCATCATCGGTGTATGGCAACAACCCTAATGTTCCTTTCTCCGAAACCGATTTCGTGGATAATCCCATTTCTCCATATGCATCATCGAAGAAAGCTGCTGAATTGCTTTGTCATACTTATCACCATCTGTATGCTTTCGATATCTTTTGTCTGCGTTTTTTTACTGTGTATGGCCCAAGGCAAAGACCTGACCTTGCAATCCATAAATTCACGGAAATGATCCTGAGCGATCAGCCAATTCCGGTGTTTGGCGACGGCTCATCATCGCGCGACTATACTTACATTGATGATATTGTGGATGGTCTGGTTAAAGCTGCTGACAGGGTAAAGGGTTATGAAATCATCAATTTGGGCGAATCTCGTACGGTCTCACTCAATCGTATGATTGAAACCATTGAAAATGAAATAGGCAAAAAAGCTAAAAAAGTTGAGTACCCAATGCAGCCCGGTGATGTAGTGACTACCTTTGCGGATATTTCAAAAGCAAAACTGCTCTTAGACTACAGTCCCTATTGGAATTTTGAAGATGGTATTAAAAAGTTTATCGAATGGAAAACCAGCTAAAAGTCCTCTTTGTTTCGAGTGGCACTTCTGAAAATTTCGAAATAGCACCTTTCATAAAAGCCCAGGGCGATTCTCTGGTTAAGGCGGGCGTTTCTGTTTCATATTTTCCTATCAAAGACAAAGGCTTCCTAGGCTATCTCAAAGGAGCAGTTAAAATTCGTAAGTTTCTGAAGGAAAATAATTTCGATATCATCCATGCACATTACACCTTGTCAGGATGGTCAGCAGTGCTGGCGCTTCCTAAGCAACCAATAATTCTTTCGCTAATGGGCACTGATACCTACGGCGACTATATAGGTGAGGACAAAATCAGGTTTTCAAGCAACTACCTCATCTTACTTACCAGATTGATTCAGCCTTTTGTGGCAAAACTCATTTGTAAGTCAAAACACATTGAGAGCTTTGTTTACTTAAAGAAAAAATCTGTAGTGATCCCAAATGGCATTTTGCTGTCCATGTTTTTGATAAATGGCAATGGCTTTAGGAAAGAACTTGGATTGGAAAAAAACCGCAGGTATGTACTTTTTCTTGGGGATAAGAATAGCATCAGAAAAAATTTTCAGCTTGCAACAGATGCCTTAAAAAAGGTAAATATGGAAATGGTGAGTCTAATTGCCCCTTTTCCTGTTTCTCATTCCGAGGTCGTAAAATATCTTAATTCAGTGGATTGCCTGGTTGTCCCATCACTCATGGAAGGGTCTCCAAATGTGGTCAAAGAGGCAATGGCCTGTAATTGTCCGGTAGTAGCCTCCAATGTGGGTGATGTTGCATGGCTTTTTGGCGATGAACCGGGGTATTACACTACTACCTTTGATCCTGAAGATGTTGCATCAAAAATAAAACTTGCGTTGGATTTTTCAGAGAAATTAGGCAGGACCAATGGAAGGGAGAGAATTATCAGTTTGGACCTGGATTCGCGTAAGGTGGCACAGAGAATAATTGAAGTTTATAAATCTGCTTTGAACGATAAAGGAAATGGTTAAACCCGGGGTTATTGTTTTAGGCGGTCACGTACAGGCTCTGGGCATCCTTCGTATCCTCGGTAAACTGGGTTTACCCGGTATTGTCGTTGATTCAACGGCCAAGAATATTGCACGGCATTCAAGGTATTGTAACTATTTCCGGGTCGTAAAAGATGATGATTTACTTGATTTTCTGATTATGCTTGGCAAAGATGCCAACTACAGCGGCTGGCTGATCTTTCCCACCAATGATTTCCATGTCCATTTGCTGAGCAACAATAAATCCAGGCTGGAAGAATATTTTGTTATAGCTGCGGATAGCTGGGAATCGGTCAGCCTGTTTTACAATAAGAGACTAACCTACAAACTTGCTGAAGAACTGAATATCCCGATAGCAAACACTTTTTTTCCTGACTCCATAGATGAACTGAAACTGCCCGGT is part of the Bacteroidales bacterium genome and encodes:
- a CDS encoding GDP-mannose 4,6-dehydratase; translation: MTKKNILITGGAGFIGSHLTDKLLSFGHEVVCMDNFDNFYCKTIKVHNMDKAITNKKFHLLERDICDKKQLDHCFRSFPIDIVIHLAAKAGVRPSIADPHGYYLTNVLGTLNLLEAMKIHGVTKMIFASSSSVYGNNPNVPFSETDFVDNPISPYASSKKAAELLCHTYHHLYAFDIFCLRFFTVYGPRQRPDLAIHKFTEMILSDQPIPVFGDGSSSRDYTYIDDIVDGLVKAADRVKGYEIINLGESRTVSLNRMIETIENEIGKKAKKVEYPMQPGDVVTTFADISKAKLLLDYSPYWNFEDGIKKFIEWKTS
- a CDS encoding polysaccharide deacetylase family protein — protein: MYVVMLHSVGNDKSPWSRRWLSVSLDHFETLCRYLAEKKYTTHFLNEWYGYFSAPRSKDPGKLVLTFDDGYLDNWVFAFPLLKKYGLKATVFVNPEFVDPGQQLRPNLEDVWAGRIAEDEMQTLGFLNWPEICAMQQSGIIDIQSHSMSHNLYFRTNTVIDAYNGQPRYDWLPWITHPERKSFYIAEDQKDLVPACYPVFEYGRALGLRRYLPDEQLIKGSIELAGKGISDKNEMINRLQKLTDQFPGRYETDDEIVTRYRYELFESKRILQEKLNKKVDFLCWPGGGFNELSLHLSKEAGYKASTLGSSVDGNTIDNTHTYKRIPRIGLSSFVVCHKGQHYINDKAHLVKLLKSRTGNLFLKLALKIKKEVIKKAVL
- a CDS encoding glycosyltransferase; protein product: MILHIISSLTRGGRERQLAGILKHTDAKAIVFNKSAISYEEEYDLTGKIFYLTSRNPVIRFFQMHRIIRYEKPAIIWSWGGFEATFAMLVSLITPARHINGSIRHGIVLFNRKQLWRKIILHLSRQIVANSHAGLKANGLKRGNVLYNGLDEKFFHPVDTKQYLAQNPEIGDKLAGNAMVLISVANLIPYKDYFTVLKAMEMVRNEGYDFIYLVVGEGPNRAVLEEEIGKRNLENHVFLLGRRQDVRELLALSDIFIHSSLGEGCSNAIIEAMAAGLSVIASHTGGTPEILDDSYGRLFEFKNRDQLKAHITRALENPREAEAMGRTAMAVARERFSFARMVSDYENIITEITK
- a CDS encoding glycosyltransferase family 4 protein — protein: MENQLKVLFVSSGTSENFEIAPFIKAQGDSLVKAGVSVSYFPIKDKGFLGYLKGAVKIRKFLKENNFDIIHAHYTLSGWSAVLALPKQPIILSLMGTDTYGDYIGEDKIRFSSNYLILLTRLIQPFVAKLICKSKHIESFVYLKKKSVVIPNGILLSMFLINGNGFRKELGLEKNRRYVLFLGDKNSIRKNFQLATDALKKVNMEMVSLIAPFPVSHSEVVKYLNSVDCLVVPSLMEGSPNVVKEAMACNCPVVASNVGDVAWLFGDEPGYYTTTFDPEDVASKIKLALDFSEKLGRTNGRERIISLDLDSRKVAQRIIEVYKSALNDKGNG